One window of the Babesia bovis T2Bo chromosome 2, whole genome shotgun sequence genome contains the following:
- a CDS encoding JAB1/Mov34/MPN/PAD-1 ubiquitin protease family protein, with amino-acid sequence MADNTLPISLVSESSDKLGSKCFHLSSSSPLKWKLHPVVVFTILDSYMRREEGQHNIIGTLLGVICEGNVVEITDCFVDRHSLTEEGLLQIIKDHHENMYDLKQKVNPKEQVVGWFSTGGEMTELTCAVHGWFKQFNTVSKFYPQPNLYEPIHLLVDATCDSGSMSIKAYVQLPLNLTKEACFQFHEVDLELMISPSESVGVSTLLKSIESAKHRKFDRMRKTSTFDLSLSKLSELIDLCIERVEAAIAGNKDATIDPELGRFLLKATTTDSIISQAKLEKLSALALQDNLMIAYLSNLANLQFALAEHLNASF; translated from the exons ATGGCGGATAATACATTACCAATTTCGCTCGTTAGCGAATCTTCTGATAAATTGGGATCCAAATGTTTTCACttatcttcttcatctcCATTGAAATGGAAGCTTCACCCCGTCGTAGTTTTTACCATTTTGGACTCGTATATGCGACGTGAAGAGGGCCAGCATAACATTATTGGCACACTTTTGGGTGTGATATGTGAGGGCAACGTTGTAGAGATTACCGACTGCTTCGTGGATCGACACTCGCTTACAGAAGAG GGTCTGTTGCAAATTATCAAAGATCATCATGAGAACATGTATGACCTAAAGCAGAAGGTAAACCCCAAGGAGCAGGTGGTTGGGTGGTTTAGCACTGGCGGTGAGATGACGGAGCTTACTTGCGCAGTTCATGGATGGTTCAAGCAATTCAACACAGTATCGAAGTTCTATCCACAACCAAACTTATATGAGCCTATCCACCTTTTGGTGGATGCAACGTGCGACTCGGGGTCAATGAGTATAAAGGCATATGTGCAACTGCCTTTGAATTTGACCAAGGAGGCATGCTTCCAGTTCCATGAGGTGGATCTTGAACTTATGATATCTCCAAGCGAGTCCGTTGGTGTATCTACTCTTTTAAAATCCATTGAGAGCGCGAAACATCGCAAATTTGATCGCATGAGGAAGACTTCAACTTTCGATCTGTCTCTATCAAAACTTTCCGAATTGATTGATTTGTGTATTGAGCGTGTGGAGGCTGCAATCGCTGGTAATAAGGATGCAACTATAGATCCAGAATTGGGTCGTTTTTTGCTGAAAGCGACTACGACTGACAGTATTATAAGCCAGGCAAAACTGGAGAAATTATCAGCCCTCGCCTTGCAAGACAATCtgatg ATCGCCTACCTATCGAATTTGGCAAACTTACAATTTGCTCTTGCTGAGCATTTGAATGCCTCATTCTGA